Proteins from a genomic interval of Bacteroidota bacterium:
- a CDS encoding LptF/LptG family permease has protein sequence MKKLNFYIIKSFVAPFVATFFLVLFFLIMQFFWLYVDDLIGKGLSFWLIAKLLYYISFSLVPMALPLAILLSSIMTFGNLAENYELAAMKSAGISLYKIMRPLIALMILLSVLTYYFSNYAVPYANFKSKNLLYNITKQKPSLNLKEGIFNTSIPGYSIRIANKSGDDDQFIKDIIIYDHNAGRGNNKSITAEKGEMEIAGGGKYLKLSLYDGWMFEESTNKKTPKDKKRQPFTKTEFSKDVVYIDLSSFNMDNINDENFSNNYAMMNINQLDLAVDSLEVKFVEVTKNYKNKTKDKLRYSTVKIDSTTQNLAEINLKKLEDKIESDNIKEDTVSNSINNIVLNQFKNKTRRKDDIINAGINHARKMSDYLGEVKKTQSYRLENIAKHIMEIHRKYAFSYICIVMFFIGAPLGAIIRKGGLGMPVVVAIIIFIFYHVMFITAEKLGIAGQLSPFWARWGPALILTPFGILLTRKATTDSVIFNSELYFAPMYKFFGLVKKKKEEMDKKKK, from the coding sequence ATGAAAAAATTAAACTTTTACATTATTAAATCGTTTGTAGCACCATTTGTTGCAACGTTTTTTCTGGTGCTTTTCTTTCTGATAATGCAATTCTTTTGGCTTTATGTGGATGATTTAATAGGAAAAGGACTAAGCTTTTGGCTTATTGCAAAGCTTCTGTACTATATTTCATTTTCATTAGTACCGATGGCACTTCCTCTTGCTATTCTACTTTCGAGTATTATGACATTTGGAAACCTTGCAGAAAACTATGAGTTAGCAGCGATGAAATCAGCAGGTATTTCACTCTATAAAATAATGAGACCTCTGATAGCCCTGATGATACTATTATCAGTATTGACTTATTATTTTTCCAATTATGCAGTACCCTATGCCAATTTCAAAAGTAAAAACCTTTTATATAACATTACCAAACAAAAACCAAGCTTAAACCTTAAAGAAGGAATTTTTAATACCAGCATCCCCGGATACAGTATCCGGATTGCCAATAAAAGCGGTGATGACGATCAATTTATCAAGGATATAATAATTTATGATCATAATGCCGGTAGAGGAAATAACAAATCTATTACCGCCGAAAAAGGAGAAATGGAAATTGCCGGCGGAGGTAAATATCTAAAACTATCACTTTATGATGGTTGGATGTTCGAAGAATCTACAAATAAAAAAACTCCAAAGGATAAAAAACGTCAGCCTTTTACAAAAACCGAGTTTTCGAAAGATGTAGTATACATAGATTTATCATCGTTCAATATGGACAATATCAACGATGAAAATTTCTCGAACAACTACGCTATGATGAATATCAATCAGTTAGATCTTGCCGTAGACTCACTTGAAGTTAAATTTGTAGAAGTAACTAAAAACTACAAAAACAAAACTAAGGACAAACTAAGGTATTCTACAGTAAAGATTGACTCTACTACACAGAATTTAGCAGAAATAAATTTAAAAAAACTGGAAGATAAAATTGAAAGTGACAATATTAAAGAAGATACTGTTTCCAATAGCATTAATAATATTGTTCTAAACCAGTTCAAGAATAAAACAAGAAGAAAAGATGATATAATTAATGCCGGGATTAACCACGCCAGAAAGATGTCGGACTATCTGGGAGAAGTTAAGAAAACCCAGAGCTACAGACTTGAGAATATTGCTAAACATATCATGGAGATACACCGAAAATACGCTTTCTCTTATATATGTATAGTTATGTTTTTTATAGGGGCACCTCTTGGAGCTATAATCCGTAAAGGAGGATTAGGAATGCCGGTAGTTGTAGCTATAATCATTTTTATTTTTTACCATGTTATGTTTATAACTGCCGAAAAACTTGGAATTGCCGGTCAGTTATCACCTTTCTGGGCAAGATGGGGACCTGCATTAATCCTTACTCCTTTTGGTATTTTATTAACACGAAAGGCAACTACAGATTCGGTAATATTTAACTCTGAATTATACTTTGCTCCTATGTACAAATTCTTCGGTTTAGTGAAGAAAAAGAAAGAAGAAATGGATAAAAAGAAAAAATAA
- the ribB gene encoding 3,4-dihydroxy-2-butanone-4-phosphate synthase produces the protein MNTKDNKERKLNTIAEAIEDIKAGKTIIVVDDEDRENEGDFVAAAENITPEIINFMATHGRGLICMPITENRVEELELNMMVTNNTDPKETGFTVSVDLLGHGVTTGISASDRALTVKSLVDENTKPSDLSRPGHIFPLKAKNGGVLRRTGHTEAAIDFARLAGLKPAGVICEIMNEDGTMARVPQLLEVADRFNLKMVSIEDLVAYRMRHDSLIEKVEEYNLKTLLGDFHLRAYRQTNNGQIHIALTKGNWDLGDVVTVRVNSNSLNNDLLGYLTNDSESQLNKVLKLVSSEEKSAIVFVNQNVQPSSVLSRIKEMKTLQSQGQMSAPSIKFDDKDYGIGAQILHDLRISKLRLISNNIPMKRVGMVGYGLEIVENIDY, from the coding sequence ATGAATACAAAAGACAACAAAGAGAGAAAGCTTAATACTATTGCCGAAGCAATTGAAGATATTAAAGCGGGAAAAACAATCATCGTAGTTGATGATGAAGACAGAGAGAACGAAGGAGATTTTGTAGCAGCAGCAGAAAATATTACTCCGGAAATAATTAATTTCATGGCCACCCACGGACGTGGTTTAATTTGCATGCCCATCACAGAAAACCGTGTAGAAGAACTGGAGCTCAACATGATGGTTACAAATAACACTGACCCTAAAGAAACCGGTTTTACTGTTTCTGTTGATTTACTCGGGCACGGTGTTACTACAGGTATTTCTGCTTCCGACAGGGCTTTAACAGTCAAATCTTTAGTCGATGAAAATACAAAACCATCTGACCTGAGCAGACCGGGACATATTTTCCCTTTAAAAGCTAAAAATGGAGGAGTTCTGAGAAGAACCGGCCATACAGAAGCTGCCATTGATTTTGCCAGACTTGCCGGACTAAAACCTGCAGGTGTAATATGTGAAATCATGAATGAAGATGGAACTATGGCAAGAGTACCACAGCTTCTTGAAGTTGCGGATCGATTTAACCTGAAAATGGTTTCTATCGAAGACCTTGTAGCATATAGAATGCGACATGATTCTCTTATCGAAAAGGTAGAAGAATACAATCTTAAAACTCTACTGGGCGATTTTCATTTAAGAGCTTACCGCCAAACAAATAACGGACAAATCCATATTGCACTTACTAAAGGCAACTGGGATTTGGGAGATGTAGTTACGGTTAGAGTTAATTCTAATTCATTAAACAATGACCTGTTAGGTTACCTGACCAACGACAGTGAATCTCAATTGAACAAGGTTCTAAAACTAGTTAGTTCGGAAGAAAAATCGGCAATAGTATTCGTAAATCAAAACGTCCAGCCTTCTTCAGTACTATCGAGAATCAAAGAAATGAAAACTCTTCAGAGTCAAGGTCAAATGAGTGCTCCAAGTATTAAATTCGATGATAAAGATTATGGAATCGGAGCTCAAATTTTACACGATCTGAGAATTAGCAAGTTAAGGTTGATTTCAAATAATATTCCGATGAAAAGAGTCGGAATGGTAGGATACGGTCTGGAAATTGTAGAAAATATTGATTACTAA
- a CDS encoding alpha-amylase family protein → MRKVFKENQFRKYIFRIKSFLLTGIIAIAVLSSCANVEDKKQVEVKESQSNGKAVVYQVFTRLFGNKNTTNKPWGTVEENGVGKFNDFTDTALEGIKELGTTHIWYTGVPHHAVIRDYTEYGISNDDPDVVKGRAGSPYAVKDYYNVNPDLAVDPSKRLEEFQALIDRTHKHEMKVIIDIVPNHVARDYHSLNAPEGAEDFGASDDKSVEYKKDNNFYYVVGEAFKVPESLNNYQPLGGEENSLSDGTFDENPAKWTGNGSRLAQPHFYDWYETVKINYGVKPDGTKDFDELPEGFEKKTAAEHFQFWKDKDVPGSWKKFRDIALYWTEKGVDGFRFDMAEMVPVEFWSYMNSSIKNANPDAFLLAEVYNPAEYRNYIHLGKMDYLYDKVELYDTLKHVMQGHGSTNNIPAIQEGLGDIEHNMLHFLENHDEQRIASPDFAGDAEKGKPAMVVSTTISTSPTMLYFGQEVGEDASEDAGFGTKTRTTIFDYWGVPAHQRWMNNGAFDGGQLSAKEKSLRDFYVRLLSFSAKSSALTGSYAEVQSSNISTEGYNDKLLSYVRWKDNEKLIVVSNFDADNKAHFKLKIPKEVINEMGIDDGEYSITDVLYGSKSLLKVDGRKGTVSIEIMPLESFIYMIE, encoded by the coding sequence ATGAGGAAAGTTTTTAAGGAAAATCAGTTTAGGAAATATATTTTCAGGATTAAATCATTTTTACTCACAGGAATCATAGCTATTGCAGTATTGAGTTCGTGTGCTAATGTTGAAGATAAAAAACAAGTGGAAGTAAAAGAAAGTCAAAGTAATGGCAAAGCAGTAGTCTATCAGGTGTTTACACGCTTATTTGGGAATAAAAATACAACAAATAAGCCGTGGGGTACAGTAGAGGAAAACGGAGTAGGGAAGTTTAACGATTTTACTGATACTGCTTTAGAGGGAATTAAGGAGCTGGGAACTACACACATTTGGTATACGGGAGTGCCACATCACGCGGTTATTAGAGATTATACAGAATACGGGATATCGAATGATGATCCTGATGTAGTGAAAGGACGTGCCGGTTCGCCATACGCAGTTAAAGATTATTACAATGTTAATCCGGATTTGGCTGTTGATCCTTCAAAGAGATTAGAAGAGTTTCAGGCTCTGATTGACCGTACTCATAAACATGAGATGAAAGTTATTATAGACATTGTTCCGAATCACGTAGCTCGTGATTATCATTCTCTTAATGCTCCTGAAGGAGCTGAAGATTTTGGAGCTTCGGATGATAAAAGTGTTGAGTATAAAAAAGACAATAATTTCTATTATGTAGTAGGGGAAGCTTTCAAAGTTCCTGAATCGTTGAATAACTATCAGCCTTTAGGAGGTGAAGAAAATTCTCTTTCTGACGGAACATTTGATGAAAATCCTGCAAAATGGACAGGGAACGGATCGAGGTTGGCCCAGCCGCATTTTTATGACTGGTACGAAACGGTTAAGATCAATTATGGTGTTAAACCTGACGGAACTAAAGATTTTGATGAATTGCCGGAAGGTTTTGAAAAGAAAACCGCTGCCGAACATTTTCAGTTTTGGAAAGACAAAGATGTGCCCGGTTCGTGGAAGAAGTTTAGAGATATAGCACTTTATTGGACCGAAAAAGGAGTAGACGGGTTTCGTTTTGATATGGCCGAAATGGTTCCGGTAGAGTTTTGGAGTTATATGAATTCATCTATAAAGAATGCTAATCCCGATGCTTTTTTATTAGCAGAGGTATATAATCCTGCTGAGTACAGAAACTATATTCATTTGGGAAAAATGGATTATTTATACGATAAAGTTGAGTTGTACGATACTCTGAAACACGTAATGCAAGGACATGGTTCTACCAATAATATTCCAGCAATACAGGAAGGTCTTGGGGATATAGAACACAACATGCTTCACTTTTTGGAAAATCACGATGAGCAGCGAATTGCCAGCCCTGATTTTGCAGGTGATGCAGAAAAAGGAAAACCGGCCATGGTTGTTTCTACAACTATTAGCACTTCGCCAACTATGTTGTACTTCGGGCAGGAAGTAGGTGAGGATGCAAGTGAAGATGCAGGTTTTGGAACGAAAACCAGAACCACAATTTTTGATTACTGGGGAGTGCCGGCACACCAAAGATGGATGAATAATGGAGCTTTCGATGGCGGACAACTATCAGCAAAAGAAAAATCGTTGCGTGATTTTTATGTAAGACTTCTTTCATTTTCGGCTAAAAGCAGTGCTTTAACAGGAAGCTATGCAGAGGTGCAATCTTCTAATATTTCTACAGAAGGTTATAACGATAAGCTTTTGTCGTATGTAAGGTGGAAAGACAATGAAAAATTGATAGTAGTTTCAAACTTTGATGCTGATAATAAAGCTCATTTTAAACTGAAAATCCCTAAGGAAGTAATTAACGAAATGGGAATTGACGATGGAGAATATTCAATTACAGACGTGTTGTACGGAAGTAAGTCTTTATTGAAAGTAGATGGAAGGAAAGGTACTGTTTCAATTGAAATAATGCCTCTGGAATCGTTTATTTATATGATAGAGTAG
- a CDS encoding pyridoxal phosphate-dependent aminotransferase, producing MNLLAERMQRLSVAQTLVMSKKSRELREAGKDIISLSIGEPDFDTPDFVKEAAISAIRNNVTKYPPISGYKELKEAIAFKFKRDNNLSYDLDQIVVSTGAKQSIMNVLMSILSKGDEVIILGPFWVSYFEMVKLADGIPVPLYAGIDQDFKVNAQQLEEAITDKTKAVLFSSPSNPSGAVFSEKELGDLAKVIAKHQQITIISDEIYEHINYSGEHVSIAGFKEVFNQTVTINGVSKAFAMTGWRIGYIGAPNWLASACEKVQGQVTSGASSISQMAAIAALKADPSKVDYMKAEFLKRRNLLLELFADMEGFKVNKPEGAFYILPDISYFFGKTMKGYKINDAQDFSMFLLEEANVALVSAQGFGEPNCIRISYAASEEELREAVRRIKVAVYN from the coding sequence ATGAATCTATTGGCAGAAAGAATGCAACGATTATCAGTTGCGCAAACTTTGGTTATGAGCAAGAAATCCAGAGAACTTAGAGAGGCGGGTAAAGATATTATCAGTTTAAGTATTGGTGAGCCTGATTTCGATACTCCGGATTTTGTTAAAGAAGCTGCAATTTCTGCTATACGTAATAATGTTACAAAATATCCGCCAATTTCCGGATATAAAGAGTTAAAGGAAGCAATAGCTTTTAAGTTTAAAAGAGATAATAATTTATCATACGATTTAGATCAGATAGTTGTATCAACCGGAGCAAAACAGTCTATTATGAATGTTTTGATGTCAATTCTTTCTAAAGGAGATGAGGTTATAATATTGGGGCCATTTTGGGTGAGTTATTTCGAGATGGTAAAGTTGGCTGATGGGATACCGGTTCCGCTATATGCAGGAATTGATCAGGACTTTAAAGTAAATGCTCAGCAGTTGGAAGAAGCAATTACCGACAAGACAAAAGCGGTTTTGTTTTCATCTCCTTCTAACCCCAGTGGGGCTGTTTTTTCTGAGAAAGAGTTGGGAGACTTAGCTAAAGTGATTGCCAAACATCAGCAAATCACTATTATTTCCGACGAAATATATGAGCATATAAATTACAGTGGGGAGCATGTTAGTATTGCGGGTTTTAAAGAAGTATTTAACCAGACAGTAACAATAAATGGAGTTTCGAAAGCCTTCGCAATGACCGGATGGAGGATTGGTTATATTGGAGCACCAAATTGGTTAGCTTCTGCCTGCGAAAAAGTTCAGGGGCAGGTTACTTCCGGAGCGTCATCTATTTCGCAGATGGCGGCGATTGCGGCTTTAAAAGCAGATCCTTCTAAAGTAGATTATATGAAGGCAGAGTTTCTGAAACGTCGTAATTTATTATTGGAGTTATTTGCCGACATGGAAGGTTTTAAGGTTAATAAGCCTGAAGGTGCTTTTTATATTTTGCCGGATATTTCATATTTCTTTGGTAAAACAATGAAGGGATATAAAATAAATGACGCTCAGGATTTCTCGATGTTTTTATTGGAAGAGGCTAATGTTGCATTGGTTTCTGCTCAGGGATTTGGAGAACCGAATTGTATAAGGATATCTTATGCTGCTTCGGAAGAAGAGCTTAGAGAGGCTGTAAGGCGAATTAAGGTTGCAGTATATAACTAA
- the rsmG gene encoding 16S rRNA (guanine(527)-N(7))-methyltransferase RsmG, with amino-acid sequence MELIKKYFPDLSEEQIKQFAKLEEVYKDWNTKINVISRKDIDELYLRHILHSLGIAKIQKFEKGTKVMDVGTGGGFPGIPLAIMFPETEFLLVDSIAKKLKVVQAVADELELKNVRIIHNRVEKINEEFDFIVSRAVTNMSDFVKWVRKKIKKKSIHERRNGILYLKGGDLTEELKDYQSVQLFDLTDVFEEDFFETKKVVYLPIKFKS; translated from the coding sequence ATGGAGTTAATAAAAAAGTATTTCCCGGATTTAAGTGAAGAACAAATTAAGCAATTTGCTAAACTTGAGGAGGTTTATAAAGATTGGAATACTAAAATTAATGTGATTTCAAGAAAAGACATCGATGAGTTATATCTTCGTCATATACTGCATTCATTAGGAATTGCTAAAATTCAAAAGTTCGAAAAAGGAACAAAGGTAATGGATGTTGGTACAGGAGGGGGCTTCCCGGGTATCCCACTTGCCATTATGTTTCCCGAAACAGAATTTCTTCTGGTAGATTCTATCGCCAAAAAGCTAAAAGTTGTTCAGGCTGTTGCTGATGAACTGGAACTAAAAAATGTTAGAATAATTCACAATCGGGTTGAGAAAATCAATGAAGAATTCGATTTCATTGTAAGTAGAGCAGTTACAAATATGTCGGACTTTGTAAAATGGGTTAGAAAAAAAATCAAGAAAAAATCAATCCACGAAAGGAGAAATGGTATTCTTTACCTTAAAGGAGGTGATTTAACAGAAGAACTTAAAGACTATCAAAGTGTTCAACTTTTTGATTTAACCGATGTATTTGAAGAAGACTTCTTCGAAACAAAAAAAGTAGTATACCTTCCTATTAAATTTAAATCTTAA
- a CDS encoding DUF2780 domain-containing protein, whose translation MEFKHLRTGVIALIFVLFGGMINAQNNELTSMLTKELGISEKQAIGGAGALFGMASENLEKDEFSKIKNNVPGIENMMKAGDINLDTGALSGIGNATKNLQGINKVNEVFKKLGLNPKMVQKFTPIMMDFVKIKGGSSVAKLLGKGLNL comes from the coding sequence ATGGAATTTAAACACTTAAGAACCGGAGTAATTGCACTGATTTTTGTTCTATTTGGAGGAATGATAAATGCGCAAAACAACGAGCTGACATCTATGCTCACAAAAGAACTGGGTATAAGTGAAAAACAGGCAATAGGAGGAGCAGGAGCTTTATTTGGAATGGCCAGTGAAAATCTGGAGAAAGATGAATTCTCCAAAATAAAAAATAATGTACCGGGAATTGAAAACATGATGAAGGCCGGCGATATTAATTTAGACACGGGAGCATTATCAGGCATAGGAAATGCTACAAAAAATCTTCAGGGCATAAACAAGGTTAATGAAGTATTTAAGAAATTAGGGCTAAACCCTAAAATGGTGCAAAAGTTCACCCCTATTATGATGGATTTTGTAAAAATTAAAGGAGGAAGTTCTGTTGCTAAATTATTGGGTAAAGGATTGAATCTTTAA